The following proteins are encoded in a genomic region of Paenibacillus sp. FSL H3-0469:
- the pcrA gene encoding DNA helicase PcrA, translating to MQLVNIQDAVSRLNPPQRQAVEATEGPLLIMAGAGSGKTRVLTHRIAWLIANRKAPPWAILAITFTNKAAREMQDRVSKLVGPEGRDIWVSTFHSMCVRILRKDIDQIGFTSNFSILDSTDQLSVIRNCMKDLDIDTKKFEPKAIQAVISTNKNELITPAQYEQKVGDYFEGLVAKVYTKYQHRLRSNNSLDFDDLIMKTIELFKEKPDVLDFYQKKFKYIHVDEYQDTNRAQYMLCRMLAEGHHRICVVGDSDQSIYRWRGADISNILNFEEDYPEAQTILLEQNYRSTSNILNAANGVIALNTGRKPKKLWTDSDEGAKIKVFRGDTEHDEGYFVTGEITKNVKQGQAYQNHAILYRTNAQSRVIEEILIKSDIPYQIVGGIKFYDRKEIKDLLAYLRLLSNPDDDISLTRIINVPKRGLGDTTVGKLAAAAASQGVSIFRALQTVDDLGFAGRTRNTLVEFYDMIEALHRMVEFLSVTELTEKILELSQYRLELQNENTLESRSRLENIDEFLSVTMEFEKNNEDKSLVSFLTDLALIADIDSVNDDEERSDAVVLMTMHSAKGLEFPTVFIIGMEEGVFPHSRAFQDNDELEEERRLAYVGITRAEKQLFLSCARMRTLFGRTNANAPSRFLEEIPEELKEDTVRESDRFRRGGAEAGGAYGGRGFGGSGGGRGNFGSRTAAAGNAPGGGGSASFGSGSSASAVPGAGRVVVTTGGAQRTTGGAGAAAEAGGFKAGDKVSHGKWGIGTIVAVKGSGNDTELQIAFPAPVGVKRLLAGFAPITKVE from the coding sequence ATGCAACTTGTTAACATACAAGACGCCGTAAGCCGTCTGAATCCCCCGCAGCGTCAGGCTGTAGAAGCAACTGAAGGCCCCCTGCTCATTATGGCTGGCGCAGGCAGTGGCAAGACCCGCGTGCTGACCCACCGGATTGCCTGGCTGATCGCGAACCGCAAGGCACCGCCTTGGGCGATTCTGGCGATTACGTTTACGAATAAGGCCGCCCGGGAGATGCAGGATCGTGTCTCCAAGCTGGTAGGGCCGGAGGGCCGGGATATCTGGGTATCCACTTTTCACTCCATGTGTGTGCGGATTCTGCGGAAGGATATCGATCAGATCGGCTTTACCTCGAATTTCTCCATTCTGGATTCGACAGACCAACTGTCCGTTATCCGCAATTGTATGAAGGATCTGGACATTGATACCAAGAAGTTCGAGCCGAAGGCCATCCAGGCCGTTATTAGCACGAACAAGAATGAGCTGATCACACCGGCGCAGTATGAGCAGAAGGTTGGCGATTATTTTGAAGGCTTGGTTGCCAAGGTATACACCAAATACCAGCATCGGCTGAGAAGTAATAACTCTCTGGATTTCGATGACCTGATTATGAAGACGATCGAGCTGTTCAAGGAGAAGCCGGATGTACTGGATTTCTATCAGAAGAAGTTCAAGTATATTCATGTCGATGAGTATCAGGATACGAACCGGGCGCAGTACATGCTCTGCCGGATGCTGGCTGAAGGCCACCACCGGATCTGCGTGGTCGGGGACAGTGACCAGTCGATCTACCGCTGGCGCGGGGCGGATATCTCGAACATCCTGAACTTCGAAGAGGATTACCCCGAAGCCCAGACGATTCTGCTGGAGCAGAATTACCGTTCCACCTCGAACATTCTGAATGCCGCCAACGGCGTGATTGCCCTCAATACGGGCCGCAAGCCGAAGAAGCTGTGGACCGACTCCGATGAAGGCGCGAAGATCAAGGTGTTCCGCGGTGACACCGAGCACGACGAAGGATATTTCGTCACCGGGGAGATCACCAAGAATGTGAAGCAGGGACAGGCTTACCAGAACCATGCGATTCTGTACCGTACAAACGCCCAGTCCCGTGTAATAGAAGAAATTCTGATCAAATCGGATATTCCCTACCAGATTGTCGGAGGGATCAAGTTCTATGACCGTAAAGAAATCAAGGATCTGCTGGCGTATCTCCGCCTGCTGTCTAATCCTGATGATGATATCAGTCTGACGCGAATTATTAATGTTCCTAAGCGCGGGCTGGGGGATACAACCGTTGGCAAGCTGGCGGCAGCGGCTGCTTCTCAGGGCGTCTCGATTTTCCGGGCGTTGCAGACAGTGGATGATCTAGGGTTCGCCGGACGGACCCGCAATACGCTGGTGGAATTCTACGATATGATCGAAGCCTTGCACCGGATGGTGGAATTCCTCTCGGTGACAGAGCTGACGGAGAAGATTTTGGAGTTGTCCCAGTACCGCCTTGAATTGCAGAATGAGAATACGCTGGAGTCCCGTTCACGCCTGGAGAACATTGACGAGTTCCTGTCTGTTACGATGGAATTCGAGAAGAATAATGAAGACAAGTCACTGGTCTCCTTCTTGACCGATCTGGCACTGATCGCGGACATCGACAGCGTGAACGATGATGAGGAACGCAGTGATGCGGTGGTGCTGATGACGATGCACAGCGCGAAGGGGCTGGAGTTCCCGACTGTCTTCATCATCGGGATGGAGGAAGGGGTGTTCCCGCACAGCCGTGCCTTCCAGGACAATGATGAACTGGAAGAAGAACGCCGGCTGGCGTATGTGGGCATTACCCGTGCGGAGAAGCAGCTGTTCCTCAGCTGCGCACGGATGCGCACGTTGTTCGGGCGGACGAACGCGAATGCGCCGTCCCGCTTCCTGGAGGAGATTCCGGAGGAGCTGAAGGAAGATACCGTCCGTGAATCGGACCGCTTCCGGCGCGGAGGCGCGGAGGCAGGCGGTGCCTATGGCGGCCGGGGCTTCGGCGGAAGCGGAGGCGGCCGGGGGAACTTCGGCAGCCGCACCGCTGCTGCCGGGAACGCGCCGGGAGGCGGCGGGTCCGCCAGCTTCGGCAGCGGCAGCTCGGCAAGCGCGGTACCTGGCGCGGGCCGTGTTGTGGTCACGACCGGAGGCGCGCAGCGCACGACGGGCGGGGCCGGGGCGGCTGCGGAGGCCGGAGGCTTCAAGGCGGGCGACAAGGTGTCCCACGGCAAATGGGGCATCGGCACCATTGTAGCCGTGAAGGGCAGCGGCAACGATACGGAGCTGCAGATTGCTTTCCCGGCCCCGGTAGGCGTCAAGCGCCTGCTGGCCGGCTTTGCGCCGATCACCAAAGTTGAATAA
- a CDS encoding phosphatidylinositol-specific phospholipase C/glycerophosphodiester phosphodiesterase family protein: protein MKRTKLIASITMIGAVTLLLVLMLGGKEKQPATGFAAHRVIAHAMGGINDKAYTNTKDAFIANYEQGTRIFEADLLLTSDEQLVARHEWTTGMSKKLGQQEVLPPDKQGEVLTHDEVMNSPVLELYSPLDIEKIVNLMEIYPDTYIVTDTKELEPQQVTKQFQLIVEAARKKDPALLERIVPQIYSREMLEVVKQVYAFPEIIYTLYQTEDSDEVVIEFVKQTGVDITMPTTRATKSFVRNLKKAGARVYVHTVNDEQEIVELSRLGVNGFYTDFVPENDLNRIKGLR from the coding sequence ATGAAGAGAACAAAGCTTATTGCTTCTATTACTATGATCGGGGCTGTTACACTTTTGCTTGTATTAATGCTTGGAGGAAAAGAAAAACAGCCAGCTACAGGCTTCGCGGCCCACAGGGTCATTGCCCATGCCATGGGCGGAATCAATGACAAGGCGTATACCAATACCAAGGACGCTTTTATTGCGAACTATGAGCAGGGGACCCGGATCTTTGAGGCGGACCTGCTGCTGACCAGTGATGAACAGCTCGTGGCCCGTCATGAATGGACTACAGGTATGAGTAAGAAGCTGGGTCAACAGGAGGTTCTTCCTCCTGACAAGCAGGGAGAGGTGCTGACTCACGATGAAGTGATGAACAGCCCGGTGCTGGAGCTCTACTCTCCGCTGGATATTGAGAAAATCGTCAATCTGATGGAGATCTACCCGGACACGTATATTGTAACGGACACGAAGGAGCTGGAGCCGCAGCAGGTAACGAAGCAATTTCAGCTCATTGTAGAAGCCGCCCGGAAGAAGGACCCAGCGCTGCTGGAGCGGATTGTTCCGCAGATTTACAGCCGGGAGATGCTGGAGGTTGTGAAGCAGGTGTACGCTTTTCCGGAAATCATCTATACCCTATACCAGACAGAGGACAGCGACGAGGTGGTCATTGAATTCGTCAAGCAGACCGGCGTGGACATCACGATGCCGACAACCAGGGCTACCAAGAGCTTCGTGCGTAACTTGAAAAAAGCGGGCGCCAGAGTCTATGTGCATACCGTGAACGATGAGCAGGAGATTGTGGAGCTGTCCCGGCTGGGCGTCAACGGATTCTATACTGATTTTGTCCCGGAAAATGATTTGAACCGGATCAAGGGTCTCCGCTGA
- a CDS encoding glycosyltransferase family 2 protein, with protein sequence MNVDVSILILNYNTCRLTMDCLRSVYDSETSYSYEIILVDNNSQDDSVEMISKEFPEVLLIANSENVGFAKGNNQGMEVASGRYVLLLNSDTVIRKDTLETMLAFMDSRLDLGASGCKVILPDGSLDKACRRGFPTPSASFYYAFGFSKLFPDRPKFNGYQLGYLDPDDEYPVDCLVGAFMLLRRETIEQVGGLDETFFMYGEDLDWCYRIKEAGWGIYYYPQTSIVHLKGGSARRRPFKIVYEFHRAMILFHKKHYSSRYNSMINGAVYAGVGVKFTLSLLRNALIAPRKVPTPAQSLNVPGEAGIRNESKAEVRL encoded by the coding sequence GTGAATGTAGATGTTAGTATATTGATTCTAAATTACAACACATGCCGCCTGACGATGGATTGTCTGAGGTCGGTGTATGATTCGGAGACAAGCTATTCCTATGAAATTATTCTAGTAGATAATAACTCCCAGGATGACTCGGTGGAGATGATAAGCAAGGAGTTCCCGGAGGTGCTGTTAATCGCTAATTCGGAGAATGTTGGCTTTGCCAAGGGGAATAACCAGGGGATGGAGGTCGCCTCCGGGCGTTATGTGCTGCTGCTCAATTCAGATACCGTGATCCGTAAGGATACGCTGGAGACGATGCTTGCGTTCATGGACAGCCGCCTTGATCTTGGCGCGTCCGGGTGTAAGGTGATTCTGCCGGACGGGTCGCTTGATAAGGCCTGCCGGAGAGGGTTCCCGACACCGTCTGCGTCCTTTTATTATGCGTTTGGCTTCAGTAAGCTGTTCCCGGACCGTCCGAAGTTCAACGGCTATCAGCTCGGCTATCTGGACCCGGATGACGAATATCCGGTAGATTGTCTGGTTGGAGCATTCATGCTGCTGCGCCGGGAGACGATTGAGCAGGTGGGCGGGCTGGATGAGACCTTTTTTATGTATGGAGAGGATCTGGATTGGTGTTACAGGATCAAGGAAGCGGGCTGGGGGATTTATTATTATCCGCAGACGTCCATCGTACATCTGAAGGGTGGCAGTGCGCGCCGCAGACCATTCAAGATTGTGTATGAGTTTCACCGGGCCATGATTTTATTTCATAAGAAGCATTATAGCAGCCGTTACAATAGTATGATAAATGGAGCGGTCTATGCGGGCGTCGGCGTCAAGTTCACTCTATCGCTGCTGCGCAACGCATTGATTGCCCCGCGTAAGGTACCTACACCCGCACAGAGTCTGAATGTTCCCGGCGAAGCCGGTATCCGCAATGAATCGAAGGCTGAGGTGAGATTATGA
- a CDS encoding alkaline phosphatase: MRKGYMMNKLMRGMIVGGLAAAVVSGATLAGAAKSPANSGGAAKAQSKNLIVLIGDGMGPAQVSAARYFQQYTKGVKHLNLDPYYVGQATTYADRGEDSGKIVSGIVTDSASAGTAFATGHKTYNAGISVSNEDVSKPFASIIEAAESAGKATGLVTTARITHATPAVYASHVRNRDNESAIASQYLESGVDVLMGGGKQFFLTKDEKGKRTDKNLLPDFKAKGYTVVENTTALNALTSKNTKVLGLFGNSHVAYTPDRTPEIPSLAGMTSKALNILSTDKDGFVMMIEGGRIDHAGHANDLPTLVQEALDFDAAFKTAVDFAKKNGNTSVVVTADHETGGLSLSRDNIYEINIDLWNKQKHSSESLAADLEAAQTPEEIRKIVTANTWITDLTDEEVTQIMNGDGSSYKREGAYNAVISKRLLVGWSGHGHSAVDVGVWAYGPIADKVKGQIDNTQIATVGAGILGLDLNKRSAELQSKYLYPKFKISRDNEVLYPAQALVKALGGTYTGNTSSAKLTIGKNTIEVDLTGKTAKLNSKAAAYTVDVDNNVLYLPLSAFNQLKGKTLTWDALSERIVLR; encoded by the coding sequence ATGAGGAAGGGGTATATGATGAACAAGTTAATGAGGGGCATGATTGTTGGAGGATTGGCGGCAGCCGTAGTATCAGGAGCAACCCTTGCAGGTGCAGCCAAGAGCCCGGCTAATTCCGGGGGCGCTGCCAAGGCCCAGTCTAAGAATCTTATCGTTCTGATCGGCGACGGCATGGGCCCGGCCCAAGTGTCTGCGGCAAGATATTTTCAGCAATATACCAAGGGTGTTAAGCACCTGAACCTCGATCCATACTACGTGGGACAAGCTACTACATATGCAGACCGGGGAGAGGACAGCGGTAAAATCGTATCCGGGATCGTCACAGATTCCGCCTCAGCCGGTACTGCATTTGCTACAGGCCATAAAACCTACAACGCGGGCATCAGTGTCTCTAATGAGGATGTCTCCAAGCCGTTTGCTTCCATAATCGAAGCTGCGGAGAGCGCGGGCAAGGCCACCGGACTTGTGACCACTGCCCGTATCACCCATGCCACACCAGCTGTATATGCATCCCATGTCCGTAACCGTGACAATGAGTCAGCGATCGCCTCACAGTATCTGGAGAGCGGTGTAGATGTGCTTATGGGCGGCGGGAAGCAGTTCTTCCTGACCAAGGATGAGAAGGGCAAACGTACGGATAAGAACCTGCTGCCGGACTTCAAGGCTAAAGGGTACACAGTTGTTGAGAATACCACCGCCTTAAATGCACTTACTTCCAAGAATACCAAGGTGTTAGGCTTGTTCGGTAACTCCCATGTGGCTTACACTCCAGACCGCACTCCGGAAATTCCGAGCCTGGCGGGGATGACCTCCAAGGCCCTGAATATTCTGTCCACCGATAAAGACGGCTTCGTTATGATGATTGAAGGCGGGCGTATTGACCATGCCGGTCATGCCAACGATCTGCCGACCCTCGTGCAGGAAGCGCTCGACTTCGATGCAGCCTTCAAGACTGCCGTTGATTTTGCGAAGAAAAACGGCAACACCTCCGTGGTCGTTACGGCTGACCATGAGACAGGCGGCCTCTCACTCTCGCGTGACAATATCTATGAGATCAACATCGATCTGTGGAACAAGCAGAAGCATTCCTCCGAGAGTCTGGCAGCCGATCTTGAAGCCGCACAGACACCGGAAGAGATCCGCAAGATCGTAACGGCAAACACCTGGATTACAGATCTGACGGACGAGGAAGTTACCCAGATTATGAATGGCGACGGTTCTTCGTACAAACGCGAAGGCGCATATAATGCAGTGATTTCCAAGCGCCTGCTGGTCGGCTGGTCGGGTCACGGCCACTCTGCGGTGGATGTTGGGGTGTGGGCGTATGGCCCGATTGCTGACAAGGTGAAGGGACAGATCGACAACACGCAGATTGCCACTGTGGGAGCAGGAATCCTGGGACTTGATCTGAACAAGCGTTCCGCAGAGCTGCAGTCGAAGTATCTCTATCCGAAATTCAAAATTAGCCGGGACAATGAGGTGCTCTACCCGGCACAGGCACTGGTGAAGGCGCTTGGAGGAACCTATACAGGGAATACTTCCTCCGCCAAGCTCACTATTGGAAAGAATACGATTGAAGTCGATCTGACCGGTAAAACAGCGAAGCTGAACAGCAAAGCGGCCGCATATACAGTGGATGTGGATAACAACGTACTCTACCTTCCGCTTAGTGCATTCAACCAGTTGAAGGGCAAGACCTTAACCTGGGATGCCTTGTCCGAACGTATTGTCCTCAGATAG
- a CDS encoding heptaprenylglyceryl phosphate synthase — MRQMIRPWRHAFKLDPDRVLGDKELAAVCQSGTDAIIVGGSTGVTYENTVSLLARIRQYDLPCALEISELEAAVPGFDVYMIPMVLNTDDTSWILGHHRWAIERFGSLIPWELLLTEGYIVLNSDSSVARLTGADCSLDAAGAGAYAQIADKLMNLPVVYLEYSGRYGDLEIVREVREVVEHSQLFYGGGITGPEEAMHVAALCDTVVVGNIIYSNVEQALLTVQAVRDTPQMDW, encoded by the coding sequence ATGCGGCAAATGATCAGGCCATGGCGGCATGCATTCAAGCTGGACCCGGACCGTGTGCTTGGTGACAAGGAGCTGGCCGCTGTGTGCCAGTCGGGAACCGATGCGATTATCGTAGGCGGCTCTACTGGCGTGACTTATGAGAATACAGTGAGTCTGCTTGCGAGAATCCGGCAGTATGACCTGCCTTGCGCGCTGGAGATCTCGGAGCTGGAGGCCGCTGTGCCCGGTTTTGACGTGTATATGATTCCCATGGTGCTCAACACTGACGATACTTCATGGATTCTCGGCCATCACCGCTGGGCGATTGAACGCTTCGGCAGTCTGATCCCATGGGAATTGCTGCTGACAGAGGGCTATATTGTGCTGAACAGCGATTCCTCGGTAGCGCGCCTGACCGGTGCGGACTGCTCGCTGGATGCGGCTGGTGCGGGAGCCTATGCGCAGATTGCAGACAAGCTGATGAACCTCCCGGTGGTCTACCTTGAATATAGCGGACGTTATGGAGATCTGGAGATTGTGCGCGAGGTCAGGGAAGTGGTTGAGCACAGCCAGCTTTTCTACGGAGGCGGAATTACAGGTCCAGAGGAAGCCATGCATGTAGCCGCGCTATGTGATACAGTAGTGGTCGGCAATATTATTTATAGCAATGTGGAACAAGCGCTGTTGACGGTCCAGGCTGTACGGGATACACCGCAGATGGACTGGTAG
- the ligA gene encoding NAD-dependent DNA ligase LigA yields the protein MDIMFTMEELVAELNQYNYHYYTLDTPQISDKEYDVLYDKLVALEAESGIVLPHSPTQRVGGELLKGFTPHRHLAPLWSLDKAQNIEQLRTWNTRVLKLVNDYNTKNPDNPLPEPCYAVELKFDGLTLNLTYRDGALVQAATRGNGVTGEGILAQVKTIKSVPLNIPFKEGVIEVQGEGIMNLSVLADYNTRAAEPLKNARNGAAGALRNLNPKMTADRRLNAFFYNVGYAEGVQFGDHQEMMDFLRSNRFKVNPYLNYFSNFDDVTEQLAEIEESRSGLDYLIDGAVIKVTDFRIREALGYTDKFPRWAVAYKFEAEETTTILESVSWNVGRTGKVTPLARVEAVELAGVTVQNCTLNNVGDIERKNLKFALGTRVFIRRSNDVIPEILGKVTEESDGGEILFPEECPACGFPLEMRGAHLFCNNKLDCKPQIVSRITHFASRDAMDIETFSEKTAAQLHEELSVREPADLYELTFDQLVKLERFGEKKAANLLKALEDSKGRDLASFLYALGIPNTGKATTRMLADHYRSLEAVMSATAEELAGLPDIGGIVAESIVNYFADPFVVVSIDRMRALGVEAKAPEAPRVIATNSYFSGLTVVLTGTLHKMTREEAAERLEALGAKVSGSVSKKTDLVIAGEKAGSKLAKAQQLGVKVIEDEDELIRLLEL from the coding sequence ATGGATATTATGTTCACGATGGAAGAACTTGTTGCCGAGCTGAATCAATACAATTATCACTACTATACGCTGGATACCCCGCAGATCAGCGACAAGGAATACGATGTTCTCTACGATAAGCTGGTAGCACTGGAAGCGGAGAGCGGAATTGTGTTGCCGCATTCTCCGACCCAGCGGGTAGGCGGGGAGCTGCTGAAGGGGTTCACACCGCACCGCCACCTGGCACCGCTGTGGAGTCTGGATAAGGCACAGAACATTGAACAGCTTCGTACCTGGAACACCCGTGTGCTGAAGCTGGTGAATGATTATAACACCAAGAACCCGGACAATCCGCTGCCGGAGCCGTGTTATGCCGTGGAGCTGAAGTTCGATGGTTTGACGCTGAACCTGACCTATCGTGACGGGGCGCTTGTACAAGCAGCTACCCGCGGCAACGGGGTGACAGGTGAGGGAATTCTGGCTCAGGTGAAGACGATCAAGTCCGTTCCGCTGAATATTCCGTTCAAGGAAGGCGTTATTGAAGTGCAGGGCGAGGGAATTATGAATTTGTCTGTATTGGCGGATTATAATACCCGCGCAGCAGAGCCGCTGAAGAATGCACGCAATGGTGCTGCGGGTGCGCTGCGCAACCTGAATCCCAAGATGACGGCCGACCGCAGGCTGAATGCTTTCTTTTATAATGTGGGGTATGCAGAGGGCGTACAGTTCGGCGATCACCAAGAGATGATGGATTTCCTGCGCAGCAACCGGTTCAAGGTTAACCCTTACCTCAACTACTTCAGCAATTTCGATGATGTGACCGAGCAGCTGGCAGAGATTGAAGAGAGCCGTTCCGGTCTGGATTATTTGATTGACGGAGCAGTGATTAAGGTCACGGACTTCCGCATCCGCGAGGCGCTGGGGTACACCGACAAGTTCCCGCGCTGGGCCGTTGCCTATAAATTCGAGGCGGAAGAGACCACAACCATTCTGGAATCTGTAAGCTGGAATGTCGGACGTACCGGCAAAGTGACTCCGCTCGCGCGGGTGGAGGCTGTAGAACTAGCCGGGGTTACGGTGCAGAACTGCACCCTTAACAACGTGGGCGATATTGAGCGCAAGAATTTGAAGTTCGCACTGGGCACACGGGTGTTCATCCGCCGCTCCAATGATGTTATCCCAGAGATTCTGGGCAAGGTGACAGAAGAGAGTGACGGCGGGGAGATCCTATTCCCTGAGGAGTGCCCGGCCTGTGGATTCCCGCTGGAGATGCGCGGCGCTCATCTGTTCTGCAACAACAAGCTTGACTGCAAGCCGCAGATTGTCAGCCGGATTACTCATTTTGCATCGAGAGATGCCATGGATATCGAGACGTTCAGTGAGAAGACGGCGGCTCAGCTGCATGAGGAGCTTAGTGTACGGGAGCCTGCGGATCTGTATGAGCTAACCTTCGACCAGCTGGTGAAGCTGGAACGGTTCGGAGAGAAGAAGGCAGCGAATCTGCTGAAGGCACTCGAAGACAGCAAGGGCAGAGATCTGGCATCCTTCCTCTATGCGCTCGGCATTCCTAATACCGGCAAAGCTACAACAAGAATGCTGGCCGACCATTACCGCAGCCTGGAAGCCGTCATGTCTGCTACAGCGGAGGAGCTGGCCGGGCTGCCGGATATCGGGGGGATTGTGGCGGAGAGCATCGTGAACTATTTTGCCGATCCGTTCGTAGTGGTCAGCATTGACCGTATGCGGGCGCTGGGGGTAGAGGCCAAGGCTCCAGAAGCTCCGCGTGTAATTGCTACCAACTCTTACTTCAGCGGTTTAACCGTTGTACTCACAGGTACGCTGCACAAAATGACCCGCGAAGAAGCTGCCGAACGCCTGGAAGCTCTGGGAGCCAAGGTATCCGGCAGCGTCTCGAAGAAGACCGACCTGGTCATCGCCGGGGAGAAGGCGGGCAGCAAGCTGGCCAAGGCGCAGCAACTAGGGGTCAAGGTCATCGAAGATGAAGATGAGCTGATTCGCTTGCTGGAGTTGTAA
- a CDS encoding undecaprenyl-phosphate glucose phosphotransferase, with protein sequence MIRRNQRFLTQLYMVADFLIIQLSFLAAWWLKFKSGLLESYRTLPVESYAYWSIIYGAIAILIGIMVSLYLPKRKKRFIDEFVKIFQVHVMGIFILLGLMFFLREIDISRQYLAIYMGFNILSIMLYRYVLKKMLKSLREKGFNRQFVLILGAGTLGKRFYNNLEQYPELGYEAIGFLDDFHQWDGIEEQRYKPILGTVDQLEAMLEMLPVDEVILALPLDAHSKYPAIIATCEKAGMRTLIIPDFFDYLPARPYFDNFAGMPMINVRDIPLDMAGNKMAKRAFDIVFALFAILMLSPVMLIVALGVRLTSPGPVIFKQERVGLNRRNFMMYKFRSMKMQTDGEVDTGWSTKEDPRRTRFGTFIRRTSLDELPQFFNVLFGQMSVVGPRPERPYFVEQFRGEIPKYMVKHHVRPGITGWAQSNGLRGDTSIEDRIKHDIFYIENWSLLFDIRIIAKTIRNGFKNAY encoded by the coding sequence ATGATTCGCCGGAATCAGAGATTCCTAACCCAACTCTATATGGTTGCTGACTTCCTTATTATCCAGTTGTCCTTCCTGGCGGCCTGGTGGCTGAAGTTCAAGAGCGGATTGTTGGAGTCCTACCGGACGCTACCCGTAGAATCCTATGCCTACTGGAGCATTATTTACGGGGCCATCGCCATACTGATCGGGATTATGGTGTCGCTCTACTTGCCTAAGCGGAAGAAGCGGTTCATTGATGAATTCGTCAAAATTTTTCAGGTACATGTTATGGGTATTTTTATTCTGCTTGGTCTAATGTTCTTCTTGAGAGAAATTGATATCTCCCGGCAATACCTGGCGATCTACATGGGCTTCAATATTCTATCCATTATGCTGTACCGTTATGTGCTGAAGAAGATGCTGAAGTCGCTGCGTGAAAAAGGCTTCAACCGCCAGTTCGTCCTGATTCTTGGTGCAGGCACATTGGGTAAAAGATTCTATAACAACCTGGAGCAGTATCCGGAGCTGGGCTATGAGGCTATCGGGTTCCTGGATGACTTCCATCAGTGGGATGGCATTGAGGAGCAGCGGTATAAGCCGATTCTGGGTACAGTGGATCAGTTGGAGGCTATGCTGGAGATGCTTCCTGTCGATGAGGTGATTCTGGCGCTGCCGCTGGATGCCCACTCGAAATACCCGGCTATTATTGCAACTTGTGAGAAAGCCGGGATGCGGACGCTGATTATCCCTGACTTCTTCGATTACCTGCCGGCCCGTCCGTATTTCGATAACTTTGCCGGGATGCCGATGATTAATGTGCGCGATATTCCGCTGGATATGGCCGGGAACAAAATGGCAAAGCGTGCGTTTGATATTGTGTTCGCCTTGTTCGCCATTCTTATGCTGTCTCCGGTGATGCTGATTGTTGCGCTCGGAGTGCGCCTGACTTCACCGGGACCGGTGATTTTCAAGCAGGAGCGGGTGGGCCTGAACCGCCGTAATTTCATGATGTACAAGTTCCGTTCCATGAAAATGCAGACGGACGGTGAAGTGGACACAGGCTGGAGCACGAAGGAAGATCCGCGCCGGACCCGCTTTGGTACGTTTATCCGCCGAACGAGTCTGGATGAGCTGCCGCAATTCTTTAATGTACTGTTCGGGCAGATGAGTGTGGTTGGTCCGCGGCCGGAGCGCCCTTATTTTGTAGAGCAGTTCCGCGGCGAGATTCCGAAGTATATGGTGAAGCATCATGTACGGCCGGGGATTACCGGCTGGGCTCAGAGTAACGGTCTGCGCGGGGATACCTCGATTGAGGACCGGATCAAGCATGATATTTTCTATATCGAGAATTGGTCTCTGCTGTTCGATATCCGGATTATTGCCAAGACTATTCGTAATGGGTTTAAGAACGCTTATTAA